The following DNA comes from Cryptosporangium minutisporangium.
AGAGCGTGATCACGAAGTCGAAGCGGCGGCCGGTGAGCGTGTCGAGATGCCGCGGCCGGGCGTCGGCGACGTCGATGCCGTAGTCGTCCCGCAGCACCCGCACCGCGTCGGGGTGCAGCTGCGGACGTGGTGCGCTCCCGGCGCTGATCACCGTCACCGCCTCGGCGGCGTGCGCCCGGAGCAGTGCCTCCGCGATCGGGGAGCGCGCGCTGTTGCCCGTGCAGACGAACAACACCGCCGGACGGTCGTCGGGCCCCGGGGGAAGCGGATCCCCCGCCGACCCCGACCGGGTCGTCCGCAGGGCCGGGTGCAGCGCGGGGTGCAGGGCCGCTCCGGCGCCGGTGAGCCCGTCGGCGCAGCGGTCGAGGTCCAGGTGGTAGTAGGTGTCCCGGCCGTCGAAGCTGCTCCGCCCGGCGGTGACCAGGCCTTCGTCGCGCAGGAGTCGCAGGTGGTAGGAGACCAGGTTCTGCGGCTCACCGACCCGCGCGACCAGCTCGCGCACCCGCAGGTCGCTGGAGGCCAGCTCGGCCAGTAGCTGCCAGCGCAGCGGATGCCCGGCGAGACGCACGAACGCCGGAACGGATCGGCTCGACGAGGCCATACCCGACGATACATCAAACTGGCTTGATCTATCACCCATTCACCGAGGCAGTCCCTGCACGGCCGGCTTCCGGGAGCTGACCGGCGGTTCGACAGCGCGGCGGGGTGGGCATGGTGGGAACGTCCGCACCGGACTTCGCAACGACCACGCCGCCGCCACGACCACGCAGCCGCCGGGAGACCGCCATGCCTCTAGCGATCGAGGACTACGCCGTCATCGGAGACACCCACACCGCCGCGCTGGTCGGCAAGGACGGATCCATCGACTGGCTGTGCGTCCCCCGCTTCGACTCGGGCGCGATCTTCGCCGCGATTCACGGCACCGAGCAGCACGGCCGCTGGCTGCTCGCCCCGGCCAGCCCGGTCCGCGCGGTCCGGCGGCGGTACCGCGGCGACACGCTCGTGCTGGAGACCGAGTTCGACACCGACGAGGGCACCGTCCGGGTCATCGACTTCATGCCACCGCGCGGCGAGGCACCGGACGTCGTCCGGATCGTGGAAGGCGTGCGGGGCCGCGTGCCGATGCGGATGCACCTCCGGCTGCGCTTCGACTACGGGCGGGTCGTTCCGTGGGTGTACCGGGAGCAGGGCGACCTGGTCGCCGTCGCCGGGCCGGACGCGGTCTGGTTGCGCACGCCGGTCGAGACGTACGGCGAAGACCTCGCGACCCACGCGGAGTTCTCGGTCGGCCCCGGCGACCGCGCACCGTTCATCCTGACCTGGCGGCCCTCGCACCTGCCGCCGCCGGAGCCGCTGGACCCGGTCGTCGAGCTGGGCGCCACCGAGGGTTACTGGCAGGGCTGGATGTCGGCGTGCACGTACGAGGGCGAGTGGCGCGAGGCCGTCGTCCGCTCGCTGCTGACGCTGAAGGCCCTGACCTACGCGCCGACCGGCGGGATCGTCGCCGCGGCGACGACGTCACTGCCGGAGGCGCTCGGCGGGGTCCGCAACTGGGACTACCGGTTCTGCTGGCTGCGCGACGCCACGATCACCCTGCAGTCGCTGCTCTACTCCGGATTCCAGGCCGAGGCGCAGGCCTGGCGCAAGTGGCTGCTGCGGGCGATCGCCGGCGACCCGGCGGAGATGCAGATCATGTACGGGATCGCCGGTGAGCGCCGGCTGACCGAGTACGTCGCCGACTGGCTGCCCGGCTACGACGGCCTCCCGGTGCGGATCGGCAACGCCGCCGCCGAGCAGTTCCAGCTCGACGTCTACGGCGAGGTGATGGACGCGCTGCACCAGGGCCGCCGCTCGGCGTTGAAGGCCCACGATCCGGCGTGGGGCCTGCAGGTGAAGCTGATGGCGTTCGTGGAGGAACACTGGCGGGACCCGGACGAGGGCATCTGGGAGGTCCGCGGCGGCTCGCTGCAGTTCACCCACTCCAAGCTGATGGCGTGGGTGGCCGCCGACCGCGCGGTCAAGGGCGTGGAGCAGTTCGGCCTGTCCGGCCCGGCCGAGCGGTGGCGCGCGCTGCGGGACGAGATCCGCGCGGACATCCTCACCCACGGGTACGACGAGAAGCGGCAGACGTTCACCCAGTCGTACGGCTCGACCGAGCTCGACGCGGCGCTGCTGATGGTGCCGCTCGTCGGTTTCCTGCCCGCCGACGACCCGCGGGTGCGCGGTACCGTCGCCGCGATCGAGCAGGAGCTGCTCGTCGACGGCTTCGTCCAGCGTTACACCCAGCCTCCGGAGCCCGGCGTCGACGGTCTGCCCGGCGGCGAAGGGGCCTTCCTGGCCTGCTCGTTCTGGCTCGCCGACAACTACGCGTTCGCCGGGCGCCACGACGAGGCGCGCGAACTGTTCGAGCGCCTGCTGGCGCTGCGCAACGACGTCGGCCTGCTGTCGGAGGAGTACGACCCGAAGGCTGGGCGGCTGGTCGGCAACTTCCCGCAGGCGTTCAGCCACGTGCCGCTGATCGACACCGCCCGCAACCTGACGTCGGCCCGCGGTCCCTCCGAGGCACGGCACGAAGAGCACAACCGACGGACGTAGGACTCGGGGTTGGGTTTCGCTAGCGGCCCGGGTCCGTGGCGAGCGTGTACACGTGGACGGAGACGGTGCGCCCGTCGGGGCACCGGGCCGCGGCGAGCACCCGCCGGTACCCGTCCCCCTCGAACTCGTCGAGGCGTTCCCAGTGCTCACCGAGCGAGCGCGCGGTGAAGACGAGCCCCTCGACCTCCGGCCCGCGCTCGTCCAGGACGATGCCCGGGTACCCCAGGTC
Coding sequences within:
- a CDS encoding ArsR family transcriptional regulator, with amino-acid sequence MASSSRSVPAFVRLAGHPLRWQLLAELASSDLRVRELVARVGEPQNLVSYHLRLLRDEGLVTAGRSSFDGRDTYYHLDLDRCADGLTGAGAALHPALHPALRTTRSGSAGDPLPPGPDDRPAVLFVCTGNSARSPIAEALLRAHAAEAVTVISAGSAPRPQLHPDAVRVLRDDYGIDVADARPRHLDTLTGRRFDFVITLCDKAREVCPEFGAASRRMHWSVADPSGGGPTVFSRTAADIDTRVRHLLPVLTTTSPKEAVS
- a CDS encoding gamma-glutamylcyclotransferase family protein, with protein sequence MTDRLFVYGSLAPGRPNEHVLADLAGTWEPATIRGHLRKEGWGADLGYPGIVLDERGPEVEGLVFTARSLGEHWERLDEFEGDGYRRVLAAARCPDGRTVSVHVYTLATDPGR
- a CDS encoding glycoside hydrolase family 15 protein; amino-acid sequence: MPLAIEDYAVIGDTHTAALVGKDGSIDWLCVPRFDSGAIFAAIHGTEQHGRWLLAPASPVRAVRRRYRGDTLVLETEFDTDEGTVRVIDFMPPRGEAPDVVRIVEGVRGRVPMRMHLRLRFDYGRVVPWVYREQGDLVAVAGPDAVWLRTPVETYGEDLATHAEFSVGPGDRAPFILTWRPSHLPPPEPLDPVVELGATEGYWQGWMSACTYEGEWREAVVRSLLTLKALTYAPTGGIVAAATTSLPEALGGVRNWDYRFCWLRDATITLQSLLYSGFQAEAQAWRKWLLRAIAGDPAEMQIMYGIAGERRLTEYVADWLPGYDGLPVRIGNAAAEQFQLDVYGEVMDALHQGRRSALKAHDPAWGLQVKLMAFVEEHWRDPDEGIWEVRGGSLQFTHSKLMAWVAADRAVKGVEQFGLSGPAERWRALRDEIRADILTHGYDEKRQTFTQSYGSTELDAALLMVPLVGFLPADDPRVRGTVAAIEQELLVDGFVQRYTQPPEPGVDGLPGGEGAFLACSFWLADNYAFAGRHDEARELFERLLALRNDVGLLSEEYDPKAGRLVGNFPQAFSHVPLIDTARNLTSARGPSEARHEEHNRRT